The segment GGATCCGTCGACGCCTGCTGCCGGAGATCCAGAAGGCGTTCCAGTACGGCGTGACACGCATGGAGCGCTACATCGTCTGTTGCTACGACGCCGGCACCGGCGGCTATTTCCGGCCGCATCGGGACAACACCACCAAGGGCACGGCCCACCGGCGCTTCGCCGTGACGCTCAACCTCAACGCCGAGGAGTTCGAAGGCGGCGAGCTGCGGTTCCCCGAATACGGCTCGCACCTCTACAAGCCGCCGACGGGCGGCGCGGTCGTGTTCTCATGCTCGCTGCTGCACGAGGCGATGCCGGTGAGGAAGGGCAGGCGCTACGTCTTCCTGCCGTTCCTCTACGACGATGCCGCCGCGGCGATCCGCGAGCAGAACAACGCCTATCTCGATGAGAGCATCGGCGCCTACAACCGCTGAGGCGCGGTCGCGGCTCCGTCATGCCCTATTGCACGGCGGCCGAAACCACCGGCCAGACCTCGTCGGCGCCGCGCCAGATCATTTCGATTGCGACGTAGAGGATCACCAGCAGGCCGACATAGGCGATCCACCGGTGCTTGTTGAGCAGGCGGGCGATGAAGGACGCCGCCAGCCCCATCAGGGCGATGGAGAGCGCCAGGCCGAAGATCAGCACCTCGGGATGCTCACGCGCGGCACCGGCGACCGCCAGGACGTTGTCGAGCGACATAGATATGTCGGCCACGACGATCTGCCATGCGGCCTGGGCGAACGTCTTGCGCGGCGGTTCTGCGGGCGCTTCGCCACTCTCCAGTGCCGCCGCGGCCTCCGCCTCGTGCTGATGCGAGATCCGCAGCTCCCGCCACATTTTCCAGCAGACCCAGAGCAGCAGCACGCCGCCCGCCAGCAACAACCCGATCACCTGGAGCAGTTGGGTGGTCAACCCGGCGAAGACGATGCGCAGCACCGTGGCCGCGATGATGCCGACCAGGATCGCCTTGTTGCGCTGGTCCTTCGGCAGCCCCGCGGCGGCGAGCCCGATGACGATCGCATTGTCGCCGGCCAGCACGAGGTCGATCATGATGACCTGGAGCAGCGCGGTAAGCGCCTCCGGGGTCAAAAACTCAGTCATCTAAGCGTTTCCTCCCAGCGGATGCGGCGGAGGGTGCACCAGAGGACCGACCCACTACGCCACGGCCAATAACGTTCCGGGCAAGGTGGGGTGCCCTGGAACGGAAGCAGCAGTGGGATGGGGAGGGCGGCGGACCACTCCGACGAATGATCAGTCCGACATCGCAACTCACGGGAGTTGCCAGAGGGGCCCGGCCTGAGCGACGGATTTATCCCGGAACCGGGATCCGCTCAAGGTGCGGCGGAGTGTCCGACGGATCGAGGGGAGATGGCGCGCCCTGCAGGACTCGAACCTGCGACCCACGGCTTAGAAGGCCGTTGCTCTATCCGGCTGAGCTAAGGGCGCGTGTCTCGGGCGCTGCGGCGATCAGCGCGCGCGGTCCCATCGGAAGTTGTCGGCGTAGGCCTGGATCCGTACGAGCCGCTCCTGCGGTTCGCGCACGCTGTAGTCCAGGCCGTGCTTCTCGGCGTACGCGATCGCGGCGTCGCGGGTCTCGAAATAGAGACGCACCTGCTGGCGGGTGTCGCCGGAACTGGTCCAGCCCATCAGCGGGTCATGGCGCCGCGGCAACTCGGGCTCGTAGTCGAGCACCCAGTCGTTGGTCTTGCGACGGCCCTGCTGCATCGCCGTCCGCGAGGGCTTGTAGATCCGCGCCTTCATCGATCCGAACCGTTACGCTGGAAGTATGAGGTCAATCTAGGTGTCCCGCCATGTCCGGCGCAAGCGTCGTGCGGTTGGTTGGTCGGGGAGCCCGGATTCGAACCGGGGACCTTCTGCTCCCAAAGCAGACGCGCTACCAGCCTGCGCTACACCCCGCCCTAGAGAAACCGCCGTTTAGCACGCCCACCGCTCGATGGAAACTGCGGGATTTTCCGGAACGCCGCGGGAACTGTGGCCATCTGTGGCCAGGAATTCCCCATAGTGACGTTCATGGCGTGTTCGGTGTTGCCGCCGCATGCGATGCGGCACCTGCCATGGAGAAGAATGCGTCGGAGGCGCGAAGACACCCGGCAACAAAGGCAAGCAAGGATACAAATGCGAATGCGACCGCTATCGCCCTGACGTTATTCCCCCACTTAGGGAGGATGGGCTTGGCCTTTGTGCCGAGCCCGTACCAGTGCCAGCGGCTCGCATGGATCGGCCTGCGCCAGGTGCGCCAGCAGGGCGTGTTCCAGGGCACCCTCGGCCTGACCGGAATGAAGGCGCGCGCCACGGACGGCGTGCGGCTCACATTCCCGCGCTTCGGTTTCGACGCCCGCACGATGGTCTGCCAGCGGTGGGAACTGACGACCGGCGACGATGGCCATCCGGTGATCGAGGTAACGCTGCAGGATGACGCCGCCTCGGTCTATGCGCAGCCCCAACTGGTCGAGATGCCGCCGGTCGGAAAGTCGAGCGTCTCGAGCAGCTCGTTGTCATTGTCGTCGGCGACCGCCTGCGTGTCCTGGCACTGCGGATAGTCGCGAGGCTGCCACAGCCCGTCCGGGTCGACGAAGGTCCCGCGGATCGTGTTGAACAGCTCCTTGCGGCTCCGGCGGGGGGCGAACGTGACGCCGCCGACGAAGTCGCCCTCGTCGAAGTCGACCGTCGGCTCGATCCATGCCCCCGCATAGACCCGCCACTGGCCGCCGCTGTAGGTGTAGCGGCCGCCCATCGCGGCGCTGAGGCCCTGCAGGATCTCGCGCCGGTCCTGGCTGGTGTCGACGATGCCCCAGCAGCGGTAGCGCGCCTCGGTGCCGGTCGTCGTCGCCACCGTCTCGTCGCAGATGTTCGCCGCCGCGGCGATCAGGTCCCAGTCGATTTCCTCGGCCGGCGCCCGGTATCCGAAATCGGCCGTCAGATAGTCGGCGAAGGCGAGAGCGGCGTTGTCGCTGTAGGCGGTCAGGCCGGTGCGCGGGTCGTAGAGTTTGCGGCCGCGCACGACGACGGTGACGCTCGGCAGGCCGGATGCGAACGCCTTTGCGTCGAAGGTCGCCTCGAACGCAATGTAGGGCCGCCCGCGCAGGCGATGGCCCGCCGTCCACTTGTCCGGGCACTCCGCCAGCAGCAGCGGGTCGGCCGCCTGGTCAGCCGTCCCGAGGCCGCTGCTGACGCGCAGATAGCCGGTGAAGTCGCCATTGAGCACCGTCTTGCCATCGGCGATCGACAGGTTGGCGCCGCTCACCGCCAGCGGGAATTCCGGATCCGGCTGCCCGTCCCAGGCGATGACGATCCGGCCCGTCGGCGTGAGGATGTCGCCCTCGGAGGTCTCGATGTCCGTTCCGTCGTAGACGGTCGAGATGTCGGCCTCCTCGACCCGGCCAGGCTGGCTGCCGGCATTCAGGACGGCGTCGATGTTGTCGAGCGTGGTTTCCAGGTCCACGCCGATGTTGATCTGCTGACCCGTCGCGCCGGAGGCGACGAAGGTGTAGGTCACGCCGTCGAGCGAGAAGGTGTCGCCGGCGGTCGGCTGATCGGCGAACTCGATCGCCGCCTCGGCCGGGTCGTATTTGCCGTAGGGCTCGGTCGTGACCCAACCGTCTTCGTTGATCCGCCGCCACTGGCGCCGGACACGCCGGACCGTGTCGAACCCCAGCCCGCCGCTTCCGGCGGGTTTTTTCATGCCCTGATGCGGAGGATCTTCGGATGAACGCCTCGACCGGTCGCTACAAGCTCCCCGACCGCAACGTGCTCGCCGGCGGGATCGCCGGCCTCGTCACCTGGGGCCTCACCCTGCTTCTGGCGCGCCTCGGCGTCGAGATCCCCGCCGAGCTGGTCGGCCTGCTCGTCACCGCGGCCGCCGGCACTTTCGCCTACATGGTGCCGCCGACGGCGCGCGACTTCCTGGCGCGGCTCGACGGTGTTGTGCGGCGCGCCGGTGCGGCAGACCCCGCGACAAGCCGCGGTGAGGTCGAGGCGGCGGCCGCGGCCATCGCGCGGGCGGTCAAACTGGCGGACTGCGGCAACGGCACCGAGCAACGAGGTGCGGCAGGTAGCTGAGGGACGATACGATTGTCGGTGCTCTTCTGGGTTAAGCCAGTAGCGGCCCTCGCTATCGCGCCTCCTTCGCCCGCCGCCCCTCCGGGCCTGGGACCGCACCTCTGGCGAAGACAACTATTATAACTTAACCTCTCCGCCGGTTGCGGAGGGGGCGCTTAGGAATGCTGACGGTCGATCTCAACACTCGCGTTCTGTCGCAGGACCATCAGGTTTTCTTCGCACGTCCAGGGCATGCATACCGCCTATATCCGGAGTTTGTGGAGCATCGCGCCGTCTTCGCTGAGCTGCCACTTCTCGATCTAACTCAGGGCGTTCCGATCGAACAGCAGCCTCGCCTCAATGCGAGGATACATCGGTCCAGGGCAATACGCTCTTGGTATGCGGCCGGTCGGCCCGAACATCGGGTTCCGAGCCGGGAACTCGATGATTATCCTGACGGCTTAGGTGATCGGGGGGTGTCGCAGATTCGCGGTTCGCTGTTAGGACTGTTTGGACGTGCGCGAGTCGGCGATCTGGTGGTTGTTTCGCCGAAGGCATACTCCCTTCCTGCATTAGTTGGAGAATTCACGGACGAAGCAGGAAACTACGTGACCCACCGCTCCGAGAAGTACGGGCGTCAGGAATTTCTCACTGGCCGCAGTGTCAGGTGGCTCGGCCGCACGACTAGAAGGAAGCTTCCTGCGCGGGTCAACGAAACCGTGACGACAGGGGGAGGCCCATGACCGTCGCTAAAATCGCGGCTGCGCTCGAAGTCCTCTACGATAGTAGCTCGTATATGACGAGCTTGGCGTTTCGCGGCGGGTACGCTGGAACCTACTCGTTGGACGATGACAGGGCCTGGGGAGAGGCGCCGTTCCAGGAATTGCTGCAGGGGGAAGCGTGGCTTCAGCCTCCCGGCACGCCGGAGGTCGGAGCCAGCTACCTACGGTCATACCAGGTCACGGCCGATCCTGCCTTTCTCGTCGCTGCTACAGACGTCGGTCTCGCCCTGGCAGAAGCCCAGAAGGAATTGGGAGGCTGGAGCTATCTGAGCCGGCGCACCGATCGTCAAGCCGACTATCTCAGCGCCGATCTTTCTCCAAGGGTCACACTCGACGATGACGTTACGACCGGAGTGCTACGGTTTCTGATCGACCTCGATAATTATCTCGATGCGCCTTGGCTGACCGTTGCCGTTGAGGAGTCGCTTCACTTCCTAGAGACGGTGCAGTCGCCCGAGGGGGGCTGGTCTCACAGTTACCCAGACTATGGTGACTACCGGCGCAACTACACCTACGCGGATAACGTCCACGGAGGCGCAACTCAGGCCTTCATCAATGCCTTTGTCAGATGGCCAGAGCAGTCCAACGAAACGCGCGCTACTCTTCTCGAACGCGCAAAGCTCGGAGCTGAGTTCATCCTCACGACGCAGCTCGGCGGTGCAACTCCCGCGTGGGCGCAGTTCTATGATCACGATCTCACTCCTGCACACGGTCGCGAGTTCGAACTGCCCGCGGCCGTGAGCCGAGAGTCCGCCTACAATATTATGGCGTTGATCGACGTTTATGAGTTCGACCGCGACCCACGGTATTTGGACGCTGCGCGGCGTGCCGCCGACTGGCTCCGTGACAGTGCGATCGCTTCCGATGAGAACGGCAACCCGTCCCTTTGGACGCGCTATTATGAACTGGAAACGAATCGGCCCTTTTACGGCGTGGACACCAACGGCGCGAAGCTCTACACGCCAGAAGACGCTGAAGCGTTTGGCACTTACCCGACCTACGAATGGACCGGGAGCTACGGAATTCTCAAAGCCCTCCGATACCTCGACGAACTATTGGCGGATCCGGAAAATTTCTACGATAATGTCTATGAGCGCGGCCCACTCGATCATCGGCTTGTCTTTGAGGAACTCGAAGCGGCGGCGCTTGCCGCCAGCGACGTCTGGTCGACGGGGCGCTGGGAAACTACCGGTTATCTCGATCCAAACGATCCAGACACGCGCTTCTTCACGACCGCGGACTTCAACGACCGTACGCTGGAGATCCAGCGTTATCTGATCGCCGCACGCGACGAGTTGGTTGCTCAGGGTCGCGAGCAGGACTGGGTCACGCTGGTCGAAGCGGCCCGCGAGGCCCTAACGACGGGCGAGCGCCGCTATGAGATTTTGGGTACCGGCGGCGACGACGACCTTCTCGGAGGGAACTTGTCGGACACTTTGACGGGTGGCGCGGGTAATGACCAGCTTTCCGGCGGGGGCGGCGCGGACATCATGACCGGCGGCCCCGGCAATGACCGCTTCAATGTGGACCATCCCCTGGATCTCATTGTGGAAGACAAGGACGGCGGGCTGGATGCGATCTGGGCGAGCATCACCGACGTAATCCTGCCGGAGAATGTCGAGAACCTTATGCTCTTCGGTGCCGCCGCGATCAACGGCACCGGCAATGCCGCCGACAACCGCATCTCCGGAAACGACGGCACGAACTTGCTGATTGGATCCATCGGCAACGACATCATCACCGGAGGTGCCGGATCGGACCGCTTGCTCGGCTCATCCGGCAATGACCGGATCGACGGCGGGGAAGGGGTGGATCGACTCGAAGGAGGCCTCGGCAACGACATCTTCACCGTGGATATGCCAAACGACATTGTCATTGAAATGGCCGGTCAGGGGATCGACACGGTTCGGGCCGCCGCCGACTTTTCCTTGCCGAATCACGTCGAAAACTTGGTGATCATCGGATCCGCTCCGCTTACTGGCACCGGCAACGCCTCAGACAACGTGCTGAGCGGGAACTTAGCGAGCAATCTTCTGATCGCGGCTGGCGGGAATGACCGCATCTACGGGGCGGCCGGTGACGATCGATTATTGGGCGGCGCTGGGAGCGACGCTCTTTTCGGAGAAGATGGTAACGATCGTCTAGAGGGAGGCCTTGGTAACGACACGTTGACGGGCGGCCCCGGCAACGATCTTTTCCTGTTTCGCGACGGCACGGGACACGACCAGATTGCGGACTTTCAGCCCGGCATTGGCGTACCAGACGTGATCTATCTCCGCGGCGACGCGCAGATTAGCAGCTTTGCGCAGATCCTAGCGAACGCGGCGCAGGTCGGTGCTAACACCTTGATCGACCTAGGGGACGGCGACAGCTTGACCCTCGTCAACGTGTTGAAGAGCAGCCTCGTGGCGGATGATTTTGTGATTTGAGACCGTGTCGCCGGCGACCGCAGAGGTGCGGCCGGTGATGCTCTCGCCGTTGATGGCGAACGGCATTCGTGTCGCTATGCTCCGCCCATGTCCGAGCCGTTCCTGTCCAGCAATCCCGAATTCGACCTGATCGGCTACTGCGAACACATAATGCCCGACGGCCGCCGCTGCCGACACTCCGCTCAAATCGACCGCGCCGCCATGCTCGTCCGCTTCGGCGACATGCCGAGGTCCGAGTTTGCCCGCCGCATGCGCTGCCCGGCCGGCCATCGAGGCGGGTCGGTGCGTCTGGGGATCAGGGGAGACAGCGGATCGCCGTGGGAGGCGTGGCCGGTGCAATCTGGCCAGGAAATCCCCAAAGCGTAAATTGGGGATGCGGTAGAACCGAGGATTCCCGCGGGCTTGCAACGAACCGCGCCACTGCTCCCAAAGCAGACGCGCTACCAGCCTGCGCTACACCCCGCCCGTCACAGCGGCTCCTAGCACGCCGGCGTTCGTTTGCAAACGATGCTGCGACTGGATGGATCCTTCAGCCGCCGTTAACCGCGGATTTACCTCGTCGCGCAAGGATCGTCGGCATCCTGTAAGGGAGTGTGCCGATGATCGCCATGCGTTATGTGCAGCCACCCGTGTCGCTCCTCAAGGAGATCTCGGCCGTCCAGAACCAGGATATCTCGCTCGACGTCTACTGTTCGGAGCAGCGGCTTCTCCGCGACTTCTTCTGGCTGCGGCTGCGCCTGCTCACGGCGCTGATCCGGTGGATGAAGCCCGCGACGCGACGCTGCCTGGATTTCGGCGGCGGAAGCGGGGTGTTCGCGGCGAGCCTGTCGACCGGATTCAACCGCGTGACGCTGATCGACCAGAATACCGACGAGGCCCGCGATCTCGTCCGTAAGCTCGGCATCCGCAATGTCGACCTGGTGGGCGCCAA is part of the Constrictibacter sp. MBR-5 genome and harbors:
- a CDS encoding TerC family protein; its protein translation is MTEFLTPEALTALLQVIMIDLVLAGDNAIVIGLAAAGLPKDQRNKAILVGIIAATVLRIVFAGLTTQLLQVIGLLLAGGVLLLWVCWKMWRELRISHQHEAEAAAALESGEAPAEPPRKTFAQAAWQIVVADISMSLDNVLAVAGAAREHPEVLIFGLALSIALMGLAASFIARLLNKHRWIAYVGLLVILYVAIEMIWRGADEVWPVVSAAVQ
- a CDS encoding ETC complex I subunit, with the protein product MKARIYKPSRTAMQQGRRKTNDWVLDYEPELPRRHDPLMGWTSSGDTRQQVRLYFETRDAAIAYAEKHGLDYSVREPQERLVRIQAYADNFRWDRAR
- a CDS encoding pectate lyase, whose amino-acid sequence is MTVAKIAAALEVLYDSSSYMTSLAFRGGYAGTYSLDDDRAWGEAPFQELLQGEAWLQPPGTPEVGASYLRSYQVTADPAFLVAATDVGLALAEAQKELGGWSYLSRRTDRQADYLSADLSPRVTLDDDVTTGVLRFLIDLDNYLDAPWLTVAVEESLHFLETVQSPEGGWSHSYPDYGDYRRNYTYADNVHGGATQAFINAFVRWPEQSNETRATLLERAKLGAEFILTTQLGGATPAWAQFYDHDLTPAHGREFELPAAVSRESAYNIMALIDVYEFDRDPRYLDAARRAADWLRDSAIASDENGNPSLWTRYYELETNRPFYGVDTNGAKLYTPEDAEAFGTYPTYEWTGSYGILKALRYLDELLADPENFYDNVYERGPLDHRLVFEELEAAALAASDVWSTGRWETTGYLDPNDPDTRFFTTADFNDRTLEIQRYLIAARDELVAQGREQDWVTLVEAAREALTTGERRYEILGTGGDDDLLGGNLSDTLTGGAGNDQLSGGGGADIMTGGPGNDRFNVDHPLDLIVEDKDGGLDAIWASITDVILPENVENLMLFGAAAINGTGNAADNRISGNDGTNLLIGSIGNDIITGGAGSDRLLGSSGNDRIDGGEGVDRLEGGLGNDIFTVDMPNDIVIEMAGQGIDTVRAAADFSLPNHVENLVIIGSAPLTGTGNASDNVLSGNLASNLLIAAGGNDRIYGAAGDDRLLGGAGSDALFGEDGNDRLEGGLGNDTLTGGPGNDLFLFRDGTGHDQIADFQPGIGVPDVIYLRGDAQISSFAQILANAAQVGANTLIDLGDGDSLTLVNVLKSSLVADDFVI